Proteins encoded in a region of the Thermodesulfobacteriota bacterium genome:
- a CDS encoding TolC family protein, whose product MRITAACLVAALIVPGAGTAPACAQEVKDSPARVLSLSECLAIALENNRSRPVSRFNVEIAEAQLQQALSSYWPRLDAKAVLTRMDESPNFIFPQTSIGLPGFTLPVPPPVGPLPIPPQTVAVPDQNIKVMDRDNGLYSLSLAYPLYTGGMRPAIVKQAESGLAAAKQEVRRTDLQVAYDVKRFYYGAVLARKLRVIASDALDRMQVTLDLTESLYKGGSTKVKKTDYLRNKTTVEALRSTFAQLKGTERLAMAALTNAMGIPWDAEIDVADSDIPYRPYEGDLRKFVAGAYAFNPDWKALEEGIRAAEGRLDEKRAGHLPRIALVGNLSHIENSYNKGLVTPENVNSWTAGIAMELPIFHGFRTAGEIREARARLEKLRQEKILLQEGIALQVKDVFLRMARSREQRKAMETAARTAEENRDLNERAYREELVETEDVIEAQLIESFMKAGNEKTLYDHAEAQARLELVVGTQIEAVLR is encoded by the coding sequence ATGAGAATTACCGCCGCTTGCCTTGTTGCCGCCCTGATCGTTCCGGGAGCCGGCACGGCGCCGGCCTGCGCCCAGGAGGTAAAAGATTCTCCGGCGCGGGTCCTTTCCCTTTCCGAGTGCCTGGCCATTGCCCTCGAAAACAACCGCTCGCGTCCCGTGTCCCGGTTTAACGTGGAGATCGCCGAGGCGCAGCTTCAGCAGGCGCTTTCATCCTATTGGCCGCGGCTGGATGCGAAGGCGGTCCTCACCCGCATGGACGAAAGCCCGAACTTCATCTTTCCGCAGACCTCCATCGGCTTGCCCGGCTTCACCCTGCCAGTTCCACCGCCCGTCGGGCCGCTGCCGATCCCTCCGCAGACCGTAGCCGTCCCGGATCAGAACATCAAGGTGATGGATCGGGACAACGGCTTGTACTCGCTGAGCCTGGCGTACCCGCTCTACACCGGCGGAATGCGCCCGGCGATCGTGAAGCAGGCCGAAAGCGGCCTGGCGGCGGCGAAGCAGGAGGTGCGGCGCACCGACCTGCAGGTGGCCTACGACGTGAAGCGGTTCTACTACGGCGCGGTGCTCGCCAGGAAGCTGCGCGTCATCGCGTCGGATGCGCTCGACCGGATGCAGGTCACGCTGGACCTCACCGAAAGCCTCTACAAGGGCGGGTCGACGAAGGTGAAGAAGACCGACTACCTGCGCAACAAGACGACCGTCGAGGCGCTGCGCTCCACCTTCGCCCAGCTCAAGGGAACCGAGCGGCTGGCGATGGCGGCCCTGACCAACGCGATGGGGATTCCCTGGGACGCCGAGATCGACGTCGCGGACTCGGACATTCCCTATCGTCCGTACGAGGGCGACCTGCGGAAATTCGTCGCAGGCGCTTATGCTTTCAACCCCGACTGGAAGGCGCTGGAGGAAGGGATCCGGGCGGCGGAGGGGCGGTTGGACGAGAAGAGGGCGGGGCACCTACCGAGGATCGCCCTGGTGGGGAACCTGTCGCACATCGAGAATTCCTACAACAAAGGGCTCGTCACTCCCGAAAACGTGAATTCCTGGACCGCCGGCATCGCGATGGAGCTTCCGATATTCCACGGTTTCCGCACGGCGGGCGAGATCCGGGAGGCCAGGGCCCGCCTCGAGAAGCTGCGGCAAGAGAAGATCCTGCTGCAGGAGGGGATTGCCCTGCAGGTGAAGGACGTGTTCCTCCGGATGGCGCGCAGCCGGGAGCAGCGGAAGGCCATGGAAACGGCCGCCCGCACGGCCGAGGAGAACCGGGACCTCAACGAGCGCGCGTACCGGGAGGAGCTCGTCGAGACGGAGGACGTCATCGAAGCGCAGCTGATCGAGTCGTTCATGAAGGCGGGCAACGAGAAGACGCTCTACGATCACGCGGAAGCGCAGGCGCGGCTCGAGCTGGTCGTGGGGACGCAGATCGAGGCGGTCCTGCGGTGA
- a CDS encoding cytochrome C codes for MASHRTAVRAGLFVVVAILAAVCGGGGGGIGTAPGTPPGTTPGTPVSGAPPQTASHALIAWNDLGMHCMDNDYSVFSILPPYNNLHAQLVDRATGRAVTAGVTVTYEATADTRASVNSTSAGKTSFWSYVQALFGVSLPVNMGLAGNAAPAAAPASLVYDSAAGFWRAEGIPITAVDDAGLPNFYPMVRVVARDAQGTLLAETKTVLPVSDEMTCKRCHASGGSEVARPPAGWVFDDNAERDYRLNILRFHDSENFASPTSSALYASALAGAGYNATGLENTVRLDGRPVLCAACHASNALGTAGAPGVKPLTAAVHSRMATAELPPTGLQLDSITDRSACYACHPGGVTQCLRGAMGNAKDAAGNPTIQCRSCHGNMSAVGDPARRGWIDLPDCSQCHYLSPATGTYVRDIGVFAPGGAERPASGIFASPVLYKAGTGHGGMRCEACHGPTHAEYPSSEPNDAVQGVLLQGHAGKITECGVCHATVPLTGDGGPHGLHTIGQAWVTAHNTFVAGDPAQCRPCHGPDYLGTFLSAVSLDRSVTIDEQLTKILARGRQVGCFDCHDGPRGG; via the coding sequence ATGGCGTCGCATCGGACCGCCGTACGCGCGGGACTGTTCGTCGTTGTCGCGATCTTGGCAGCCGTCTGCGGAGGAGGCGGAGGAGGAATCGGCACGGCGCCCGGAACCCCGCCCGGAACGACACCAGGAACGCCGGTGTCCGGAGCTCCTCCCCAAACGGCGTCGCACGCCCTGATCGCCTGGAACGACCTGGGAATGCACTGCATGGACAACGATTATTCGGTGTTCAGCATCCTCCCCCCGTACAACAACTTGCATGCCCAGCTCGTGGACCGGGCGACCGGCCGCGCCGTAACCGCCGGAGTGACCGTCACTTACGAGGCCACGGCGGATACCCGGGCCTCCGTCAATTCGACCAGCGCGGGGAAGACGAGCTTCTGGAGCTACGTCCAGGCGCTCTTCGGCGTGTCGCTCCCGGTGAACATGGGCCTTGCGGGGAACGCCGCGCCCGCCGCCGCGCCCGCATCGCTGGTGTACGACAGCGCCGCCGGCTTCTGGAGAGCCGAGGGGATTCCCATAACCGCCGTGGACGACGCCGGTCTTCCGAACTTCTATCCGATGGTGAGGGTTGTGGCAAGGGACGCGCAGGGCACGCTGCTCGCCGAGACGAAGACCGTCCTCCCGGTGAGCGACGAGATGACGTGCAAGAGGTGTCACGCGTCGGGCGGCAGCGAGGTCGCGAGGCCGCCGGCCGGTTGGGTGTTCGACGACAATGCGGAGAGAGATTACCGTCTGAACATACTCCGGTTTCACGACAGCGAGAATTTCGCGAGTCCGACGAGCAGCGCCCTCTACGCATCGGCGCTTGCCGGGGCGGGGTACAACGCCACGGGGCTGGAGAACACGGTGCGGCTCGACGGCAGGCCGGTCCTCTGCGCCGCGTGCCACGCTTCCAACGCGCTAGGTACCGCCGGCGCTCCCGGAGTCAAGCCGCTGACCGCCGCTGTCCACTCCAGGATGGCCACGGCGGAGCTGCCCCCGACGGGCCTTCAGCTGGACAGTATAACGGACCGTTCGGCCTGCTACGCCTGTCACCCGGGGGGAGTGACGCAGTGCCTCCGCGGGGCGATGGGGAATGCGAAGGACGCGGCCGGGAACCCGACGATCCAGTGCCGGAGCTGTCACGGCAACATGTCCGCCGTGGGGGATCCGGCCCGCCGCGGATGGATCGATTTGCCCGATTGCAGCCAATGCCACTACCTTTCCCCCGCGACAGGGACTTACGTCCGGGACATCGGCGTGTTCGCGCCGGGGGGAGCGGAGCGCCCGGCCTCCGGAATCTTTGCGAGCCCGGTTCTGTACAAAGCCGGGACAGGGCACGGGGGCATGCGGTGCGAGGCGTGCCATGGCCCCACACACGCGGAGTACCCCTCCTCCGAGCCGAACGACGCGGTCCAGGGCGTGCTGCTCCAGGGGCACGCCGGGAAGATCACGGAGTGCGGCGTCTGCCACGCAACCGTTCCCTTGACGGGGGACGGCGGGCCGCACGGTCTCCACACCATCGGCCAGGCGTGGGTCACCGCACACAATACCTTCGTGGCCGGCGACCCGGCGCAGTGCAGGCCATGTCACGGACCGGATTACCTCGGCACCTTTTTGTCCGCGGTCTCACTCGATCGATCCGTGACGATCGATGAGCAGCTCACCAAGATATTGGCGAGAGGCCGGCAGGTGGGATGCTTCGACTGCCACGACGGCCCGCGCGGCGGTTAA
- a CDS encoding bacteriohemerythrin, giving the protein MLEWNQNLSTGIVEIDEQHKELFRRINRLLAGVEENRDADEIRELFLFFDQYVFRHFGDEERYIDQLEMRGYGEAAGHRSQHQAFTRDFSAYRADLTGGAGDALLIAEFRKFMTNWWTLHILKTDQGLGAFMKRDMPFIT; this is encoded by the coding sequence ATGCTCGAATGGAACCAGAATCTTTCCACGGGAATCGTCGAAATCGACGAGCAGCACAAGGAGCTGTTCCGCCGCATCAACCGCCTCCTGGCGGGTGTTGAGGAGAACCGGGATGCGGACGAAATCCGGGAGCTATTCCTTTTCTTCGATCAGTACGTCTTCAGGCATTTCGGAGATGAAGAGCGGTATATCGACCAGCTCGAAATGCGGGGATACGGCGAGGCGGCGGGACACCGTTCGCAGCACCAAGCGTTCACGCGCGATTTCAGCGCCTACAGGGCCGACCTCACGGGGGGCGCCGGCGATGCGCTGCTCATCGCAGAGTTCCGGAAGTTCATGACGAACTGGTGGACCTTGCACATCCTCAAGACTGACCAGGGACTCGGCGCGTTCATGAAGAGAGATATGCCCTTCATCACCTGA